A genomic region of Zalophus californianus isolate mZalCal1 chromosome 1, mZalCal1.pri.v2, whole genome shotgun sequence contains the following coding sequences:
- the MYNN gene encoding myoneurin isoform X1 — protein sequence MQYSHHCEHLLERLNKQREAGFLCDCTVVIGEFQFKAHRNVLASFSEYFGAIYRSTSENNVFLDQSQVKADGFQKLLEFIYTGTLNLDSWNVKEIHQAADYLKVEEVVTKCKIKMEDFAFIANPSSTEISSITGNIELNQQTCLLTLRDYNSREKSEVSTDLVQANPKQGALAKKSSQTKKKKKAFNSQKTGQNKTVQYPSDILENASVELFLDANKLSTPVIEQVAQRNDNSELELTSVVENTFPAQDIVQTVTVKRKRGKSQPNCALKEHSMSNIASVKNSYELESSGEELDQRYSKAKPMCNTCGKVFSEASSLRRHMRIHKGVKPYVCHLCGKAFTQCNQLKTHVRTHTGEKPYKCELCDKGFAQKCQLVFHSRMHHGEEKPYKCDVCNLQFATSSNLKIHARKHSGEKPYVCDRCGQRFAQASTLTYHVRRHTGEKPYVCDTCGKAFAVSSSLITHSRKHTGEKPYICGICGKSFISSGELNKHFRSHTGERPFICELCGNSYTDIKNLKKHKTKVHSGADKILDSSIEEHPLSEQDSIQKSPLSETLDVKPSDMTLPLSLPLGTEDHHILLPVTDNQSPTSDTLLRSTVNGYSEPQLIFLQQLY from the exons ATGCAGTATTCGCACCACTGTGAGCACCTTTTAGAGAGACTGAACAAACAACGGGAAGCAGGTTTTCTTTGTGACTGCACCGTAGTGATTGGGGAATTCCAGTTTAAAGCTCATAGGAATGTGCTTGCCTCATTTAGTGAGTATTTTGGTGCGATCTACAGAAGCACTTCTGAGAACAATGTCTTCCTTGATCAGAGTCAGGTGAAGGCTGATGGATTTCAGAAACTGTTGGAGTTTATATACACAGGAACTTTAAATCTTGACAG TTGGAATGTTAAAGAAATTCATCAGGCTGCTGACTATCTCAAAGTGGAAGAGGTGGTcactaaatgtaaaataaagatggaagattttgcttttattgctaaTCCCTCTTCTACAGAGATATCTAGTATTACTGGAAACATTGAATTGAATCAACAGACTTGTCTCCTTACTCTACGAGATTATAACAGTCGGGAAAAATCAGAAGTGTCTACAGATTTAGTTCAGGCAAATCCTAAACAAGGGGCTTTAGCAAAGAAGTCATCTCaaactaaaaagaagaagaaggcctTCAACTCCCAGAAAACAGGACAGAATAAAACAGTGCAATATCCCAGTGACATTTTAGAGAATGCATCTGTTGAATTATTTTTAGATGCAAATAAATTATCCACACCTGTAATAGAACAAGTTGCACAAAGAAATGATAATTCAGAACTCGAATTGACGTCAGTTGTGGAAAATACTTTTCCAGCACAAGATATTGTGCAAACTGTTACAGTGAAACGGAAACGTGGAAAATCACAACCAAACTGTGCTCTGAAAGAACACTCTATGTCTAATATAGCCAGTGTCAAGAATTCTTATGAGCTGGAGAGCTCTGGGGAAGAGCTGGATCAGAGGTATTCCAAGGCCAAGCCAATGTGTAACACATGTGGGAAAGTGTTTTCAGAAGCCAGCAGCTTGAGAAGGCATATGAGAATACATAAAGGAGTTAAACCTTATGTCTGCCACCTGTGTGGAAAGGCATTTACCCAGTGTAACCAGCTGAAAACGCATGTAAGAACTCATACAG GTGAAAAGCCATACAAATGTGAATTGTGTGATAAAGGATTTGCTCAGAAATGCCAGCTGGTCTTCCATAGTCGTATGCATCATGGTGAGGAAAAACCCTATAAATGTGATGTATGCAATTTACAATTTGCAACTTCTAGCAATCTCAAGATTCATgcaag GAAGCATAGTGGAGAGAAGCCATATGTCTGTGATAGGTGTGGACAGAGATTTGCTCAAGCCAGCACTTTGACCTATCATGTTCGTAGGCATACTGGAGAAAAGCCTTATGTGTGTGATACTTGTGGGAAGGCATTTGCTGTCTCTAGTTCTCTTATCACTCATTCTCGAAAACATACAG GTGAAAAACCATACATATGTGGTATTTGTGGGAAAAGTTTTATTTCCTCAGGAGAGCTCAACAAACACTTTCGATCCCATACAG GAGAAAGGCCATTTATCTGCGAATTATGTGGAAATTCTTACacagatattaaaaatttaaagaagcacAAAACAAAAGTCCATTCCG gTGCAGATAAAATTCTAGATTCTAGTATAGAGGAGCATCCCTTGAGTGAACAAGATTCCATACAAAAAAGTCCGTTATCAGAAACATTGGATGTGAAACCTTCTGATATGACTTTACCATTGTCTCTTCCACTTGGAACTGAGGACCACCACATCCTTCTGCCTGTGACAGATAATCAGTCTCCTACATCAGATACATTGTTGAGATCAACTGTGAATGGGTATTCAGAACCACAGTTGATTTTTTTACAGCAATTATACTGA
- the MYNN gene encoding myoneurin isoform X2 — protein MQYSHHCEHLLERLNKQREAGFLCDCTVVIGEFQFKAHRNVLASFSEYFGAIYRSTSENNVFLDQSQVKADGFQKLLEFIYTGTLNLDSWNVKEIHQAADYLKVEEVVTKCKIKMEDFAFIANPSSTEISSITGNIELNQQTCLLTLRDYNSREKSEVSTDLVQANPKQGALAKKSSQTKKKKKAFNSQKTGQNKTVQYPSDILENASVELFLDANKLSTPVIEQVAQRNDNSELELTSVVENTFPAQDIVQTVTVKRKRGKSQPNCALKEHSMSNIASVKNSYELESSGEELDQRYSKAKPMCNTCGKVFSEASSLRRHMRIHKGVKPYVCHLCGKAFTQCNQLKTHVRTHTGEKPYKCELCDKGFAQKCQLVFHSRMHHGEEKPYKCDVCNLQFATSSNLKIHARKHSGEKPYVCDRCGQRFAQASTLTYHVRRHTGEKPYVCDTCGKAFAVSSSLITHSRKHTGERPFICELCGNSYTDIKNLKKHKTKVHSGADKILDSSIEEHPLSEQDSIQKSPLSETLDVKPSDMTLPLSLPLGTEDHHILLPVTDNQSPTSDTLLRSTVNGYSEPQLIFLQQLY, from the exons ATGCAGTATTCGCACCACTGTGAGCACCTTTTAGAGAGACTGAACAAACAACGGGAAGCAGGTTTTCTTTGTGACTGCACCGTAGTGATTGGGGAATTCCAGTTTAAAGCTCATAGGAATGTGCTTGCCTCATTTAGTGAGTATTTTGGTGCGATCTACAGAAGCACTTCTGAGAACAATGTCTTCCTTGATCAGAGTCAGGTGAAGGCTGATGGATTTCAGAAACTGTTGGAGTTTATATACACAGGAACTTTAAATCTTGACAG TTGGAATGTTAAAGAAATTCATCAGGCTGCTGACTATCTCAAAGTGGAAGAGGTGGTcactaaatgtaaaataaagatggaagattttgcttttattgctaaTCCCTCTTCTACAGAGATATCTAGTATTACTGGAAACATTGAATTGAATCAACAGACTTGTCTCCTTACTCTACGAGATTATAACAGTCGGGAAAAATCAGAAGTGTCTACAGATTTAGTTCAGGCAAATCCTAAACAAGGGGCTTTAGCAAAGAAGTCATCTCaaactaaaaagaagaagaaggcctTCAACTCCCAGAAAACAGGACAGAATAAAACAGTGCAATATCCCAGTGACATTTTAGAGAATGCATCTGTTGAATTATTTTTAGATGCAAATAAATTATCCACACCTGTAATAGAACAAGTTGCACAAAGAAATGATAATTCAGAACTCGAATTGACGTCAGTTGTGGAAAATACTTTTCCAGCACAAGATATTGTGCAAACTGTTACAGTGAAACGGAAACGTGGAAAATCACAACCAAACTGTGCTCTGAAAGAACACTCTATGTCTAATATAGCCAGTGTCAAGAATTCTTATGAGCTGGAGAGCTCTGGGGAAGAGCTGGATCAGAGGTATTCCAAGGCCAAGCCAATGTGTAACACATGTGGGAAAGTGTTTTCAGAAGCCAGCAGCTTGAGAAGGCATATGAGAATACATAAAGGAGTTAAACCTTATGTCTGCCACCTGTGTGGAAAGGCATTTACCCAGTGTAACCAGCTGAAAACGCATGTAAGAACTCATACAG GTGAAAAGCCATACAAATGTGAATTGTGTGATAAAGGATTTGCTCAGAAATGCCAGCTGGTCTTCCATAGTCGTATGCATCATGGTGAGGAAAAACCCTATAAATGTGATGTATGCAATTTACAATTTGCAACTTCTAGCAATCTCAAGATTCATgcaag GAAGCATAGTGGAGAGAAGCCATATGTCTGTGATAGGTGTGGACAGAGATTTGCTCAAGCCAGCACTTTGACCTATCATGTTCGTAGGCATACTGGAGAAAAGCCTTATGTGTGTGATACTTGTGGGAAGGCATTTGCTGTCTCTAGTTCTCTTATCACTCATTCTCGAAAACATACAG GAGAAAGGCCATTTATCTGCGAATTATGTGGAAATTCTTACacagatattaaaaatttaaagaagcacAAAACAAAAGTCCATTCCG gTGCAGATAAAATTCTAGATTCTAGTATAGAGGAGCATCCCTTGAGTGAACAAGATTCCATACAAAAAAGTCCGTTATCAGAAACATTGGATGTGAAACCTTCTGATATGACTTTACCATTGTCTCTTCCACTTGGAACTGAGGACCACCACATCCTTCTGCCTGTGACAGATAATCAGTCTCCTACATCAGATACATTGTTGAGATCAACTGTGAATGGGTATTCAGAACCACAGTTGATTTTTTTACAGCAATTATACTGA